The following proteins are co-located in the Solanum pennellii chromosome 1, SPENNV200 genome:
- the LOC107017951 gene encoding uncharacterized protein LOC107017951 translates to MDGILKDYDVTIKYHPGKANAVFGISESGGLLASVEAKSMFIEEIKDKQFEDGELDEIRTKNATGKSQRTTLDANGVLNYKGRMCVPRVENLILRLLAEAHGSRYSIHSSVTKMYRDLKRVY, encoded by the exons ATGGATGGAAttctcaaggattatgatgtaACTATCAAataccatcctggtaaggcaaaTGCTGTG TTTGGCATTTCTGAAAGTGGTGGGTTGTTAGCTAGCGTTGAAGCTAAGTCCATGTTCATAGAGGAAATCAAGGACAAACAATTTGAAGACGGAGAATTAGATGAGATTAGAACAAAAAATGCAACAGGTAAGTCTCAAAGAACAACTCTAGATGCTAATGGTGTGCTCAACTATAAGGGTAGAATGTGTGTTCCAAGAGTTGAGAATTTGATTCTTAGGTTATTGGCGGAGGCTCATGGCTCGCGCTATTCTATTCATTCGAGCGTGACCAAGATGTATAGAGATCTGAAACGAGTGTATTAG